From Ammoniphilus oxalaticus:
GTTTATTGATGAATTGAGAAGGCATATAAACAGTCAGATCCAAGTTGCCACACCTGGTCAGGTTTTAGCGGGAGTTTTAGCGGCAGTTAATGCAGAAGTGATCACACTAAGGACATCTACTTTTCCGGGGTATGACGGAGCGGAGGACGTAATGATCCGGATCGAAAACATTGGCTACGTCAGAGTGTTCGAGTGAGTAAACTGTCAATTATAATTCCGACTCAAGATGAAGAACAAACAATCTCATCGGTAATCGAAGAGGCAAAAAAGCTATCGCCGTTGGAAATAATTGTCGTTATCAACGGTTCCAGTGACAATACGAAACAAATCGTTCAATCCCACCAATGTAAAATTATCGAGTATCCATTTTCAATCGGAAATGATGTTGGAAGAGCAATTGGCGCGCTTCATGCCAACGGGGATATCCTCTTATTTATAGACGGGGATATCCCTATCCCTTCAAATAAGCTTTTTCCTTTTGTTCGTGAAATCCAATCGGGCTCTGATATCGCCCTAAATAATCTCCGCTGGACAGCGCAACTTCCTATTCGTCCTCATACAACAACTGTTTCCAAAATCGCAGTGAATCATTTTTTACGCGCATCGTCGCTGTCGGTTAATTCACTAATAGCGATTCCTCATGCTATGAGTAAAGTCGCTCTAGAAAAAATTGGCTGGCATCATCTTGCTGATCCGGTGTTAGCTCAAGCGATCGCTATAGAAAAAAAGTTAAAAATCGCATCGCCTATCGATGTAGATGTTATCGGTACGAATCGCATTCGGCCTGTTCACTCCGCTCCTTCTGTAGGATCACCGTATCCGCAATCAACTAGTCGAATACTAGGAGATCACCTTCGGGCTATCCAGTATTTAATTGAGAAAAAAGGGCCGCGTGGTGGCTTTACGGATGGAAATCGAAATCGCAAACTTTTACAACGATTTGTTCCTCACTCCTTTGCTAAAAGAGCGAAAAGGAGCGCAGTGATTCCTGTCGGCGAGGAAAAACGAACCATCAGCCAAGTTATTTCTTCCGTACGCCAAGCGGGCGTGGATGAAATCATCGTCGTCGCCAATGGCGCGGATCGGGATACGCTCCATTTTGCTCAGCAGGAAAAAGTGTTGTTGGTCCCGTTTGGGAAACAGCTGGGACACAATGTGGGAAGAGCGATAGGAGCCGCATATGCGACAGGGGAGATTTGCTTGTTTATAGACGGAGATTTTGTTATTCCACCCGATGATTTAATTCCTTTTATTCAAGCTGTAGAAGGCGGCGTCGATATTGCTCTCAATAATCTGGAGTTTTTGATGGACCAATTTCATCCGATGGATACGATCAGTGTTGTCAAGTACTTTCTTAACTTGTCAGCAGGAAGGCCAGATCTACTAAATAATTCGCTTACCGCTGTTCCGCACGCCATGCATAGAAGAGTGATTGATAAGATTGGATTTAAATCTTTGATGATTCCACCTAAAGCGCAAGTCGAGGCGTTGCAACAGGGATTTAAGATCCAGGCGACTCATGTTGTAGATGTGGTAAAGCCAAATCGGATACGTCAAGATCACGTTTCAACGCAAGGGAAAATACCAGCTTTTGAAAGAATTATAGGTGATCATGTCGAGGCGCTAGGTCATCTTCTTCATCTTACAAATCATAGAGGCTTGTTTACCGATGGAAATCGAAAGCGAGAACTCTTAAAAATGGAGGATAAGGAAAATGACAACATCTAAATTAGCTGTGATTGGTTTGGGTTATGTCGGATTGCCTTTGGCCGTTCATTTTGCAGAACACGGATTTGAGGTGATCGGCAAGGATAAGGATGGACAGAAGATCGCTCGTCTGATGAAGGGCGAAACCTATATTAGTGATGTCACGGAGCAAGCCATACGAGAAGCGTTGAAAAAAGGGAGACTAACCCCCTCGTTGCCAAATAAAAACCTGCTGCAATCAGCGGATTATATCATCGTCGCCGTTCCAACTCCGATTTTAAATGAGCAACCCGATTTATCAGCAGTAGAAGAAGCGTGTCAATTGATTGCCGAACAGTTAAGAGAAGGGCAGACAATCATATTAGAAAGCACAACATTCCCTGGGACGCTAGAGGAGGTGATTCTCCCTATTATGAGTCGTACCGGGTTAACGGTCGGAAAAGACTTTTTCCTAGGCTATTCGCCTGAACGAATTGATCCTGGAAACACCGAATATTCCTTACAACGAATACCGAAGGTTGTTAGCGGGCAAACAGCAGCCTGCTTGAAGAAAGTAACGGAGTTATATGAAGTGGCGTTCGAACAGGTCGTTCCGGTCAGCTCACCTCGCGTTGCGGAAATGTGTAAATTGTTTGAGAATATTCAAAGGCTTGTCAATATTTCATTAGTTAATGAGATCGATCAATTGTGCCAACAGCTTAATATAAATTTTAGAGAATCATTGCGAGCGGCGGCTACTAAACCTTTTGGCTTCACTCCTTATTGGCCTGGTCCTGGGGTGGGAGGCCATTGTATCCCTGTCGATCCGATGTATTTCCAATGGAAAGCAAAGAAACAAGGATTATCCAGTCAACTTATTGAGCAGGCATTACAAATTAATCGGGTGATGCCTCAAGTCGTGGTAGACAGGGTAAACGAGGAATTAGGGAGCGTAGATAAGACAGAAGCGCAAATCTTACTCATCGGCCTCACTTATAAAAAAGATGTCAATGATCTAAGAGAATCGCCTGCTCTCGATATTCTTAAATTACTGTTAATGCATGGATATAAGGTGAAATATAGCGATCCACACGTCCCTGTCGTAGACATGAATCAAGAGCAGCTTACGTCTTGTCCGTTATCAGCAAACCTGTTGCGCGCTATGGACGTTATTGTCATCTTAACGGATCATTCAGCTATCGATTGGAAGATGATTAAGGAGCATGGTCAACGAATCATAGATATGCGAGGTGTTTACGATAATCATGAAGAAAGGTGATTCGATGCAAATGATTAGACGGAAGTACCTGGTGACAGGCGGCGCAGGTTTTATCGGTTCTCATCTTGCTGAGGGATTGCTTGAACGGGGTTATAAAGTCACGGTCCTGGACAATTTAGAGAATTCGATTGCTGATCCCGATTTAGACCAGAACTCGCAGCTTTCTTTTGTAAAAGGGAGTGTAACTGATCGTTCTTTGGTTCGGGAGCTAGTTGCTGAACACGATGCTGTGTTTCATTTGGCTGCGATGTTAGGCGTCAAGACGACGATGACCCATACGATCGAAATGGTTCAAAATAATCTAGCGGGAACATCGATTATTTTAGAAGAAGCGATGAGGACAGGAAAAAAGGTTGTCTTTGCTTCGACTTCAGAAGTGTATGGTAAAGGGGAACCGCCCTTCTCCGAAAATATGGATCTGCGCTTTGGCAACACGACAAAATTGCGCTGGAGTTATGCGCTTGGAAAATCGTTAGAAGAGTGTCTTTGTCTTGCGTACGGGCGCAAAAAGTTACCAATTACGATTGTTCGCTATTTTAATATATTTGGACCGAGACAAAAAGATGGGTCATATGGTGGTGTTGTATCCCGCTTTATTAAAGCCGCCCTGACAGGCGAGGATCTATTAGTCTACGGAGATGGCAGTCAAACACGTAGTTTTACCTATGTCAGTGATGCTGTCGAAGGAACGATCAGATGCTTAGAAGAGAAAGCCGATCAAGAGATCTTTAACGTTGGTAGTCGGAATGAGATCACAATCCTTGGTCTAGCAACTAAAATTAAAAACCTCACTAAATCTTCCTCAAATATCGTACACATTCCTTTTGATAAAGTATATCCTCATGGTTTCGAAGAAATCCCCAAACGATCTCCAGATATTAATAAGATTGAAACGATCCTGCAATATGAACCGCAAGTCAAATTGGAACAAGGATTGAAAGAATCGATCGGTTGGTATCGTCGAAAACTAGCGAGAGGAGAGTTGAGTTAATCGTGAGTAAGCAGGTTTCAATTATTATTCCAGCATGTAATGAAGAAAGTACGCTTCCTGGCGTACTTTCTTCCTGCCAACAACTAGATCCGCATGAGATCATTGTAGTCGCGAATGGTTGTACGGATCGGACCGTGGAAATTGCTAGGAAATTTAATTGTCAAATCATTGTAGAATCGCTAGCTTTGGGAAATGATGTCGGTCGAATGATAGGCGCCCGTCAAGCAACTGGGGAAATTCTTCTGTTTTTAGATGCGGATTTTGCGATTAATCCGAGTGAATTGAGAGAGATGTTAAGGCCTCTATTAACGGGGTCAGTAGATGTGATCCTAAATGACTTTGACTTTTTGTTTAAAGAAAAGAAATTTCCACACTCTACCACCATTTGGAGGCAAGTGTTTAATGAATTACTAGGTAGAAAAGAGTTAGGGATTGATTCGGTTTTATCGGTGCCTCACGCTTTTACTAGACAGGTTCTCGAGTTAATCGGGGTTGAATCTTTAGCAAATCCGATTGTGGCTCAAATGAAACTAATTACAGGCGGATTTCGAATCGCCCATGATTATGGAATTGATGTGATTAGGCTAAACCGTTTTCGTCCGGAAGAGCATGCGACGTCTTCCGCGATTCTTTCTCGTTCGGAAAAGAGAATCATTGGTGATCATCTTGAAGCGCTATCAATTTCGTCTGCATTGCAGTCAACGCGCGGTGGATTTCCCGACGGAGGGAGAAGGAGAGATATCGTTCGCGAAATACAAAACGGGCAACGTACGTTAACTGTTTATCCTGGCTGGGGAACGCAACGTTCCTCACTCTATAGGGGCCAACAAGTATCCGTTATTATTCCAGCTCAAAATGAACAGTTTACGATCGGTGATGTGATTAAAAATGTAAGGAAGATTGAACCGAAAGAAGTTCTGGTCATAGTCAATGGTTCAACGGATCAAACGGAGAGGATCGCTAGACAATGTGGAGCAACAACGATCGTTGTTGAAGAACCACTTGGCAATGACGTTGGTCGGGCGATTGGAGCCGAGTTCGCAACTGGGGATATCCTCTTGTTTCTAGATGGCGATTTTGTTTTAGAACCAGAACAACTATTCCCATTTACTCAGGCGATCGCAAGGGGAAAGCATGTCGCCTTAAATGATTTAAACTATTATTTAACGCTTAGGTTGCCATTGAACTTTGTCACCGCTTTAAAATATGCGATTAATCTAGCGGCCAATCGGAAGGAGCTAGGTGTTGGGTCGCTCGTAGCTGTCCCTCATGCGCTTAGTCGAACGGCGTTAGATCATATCCATTGGACTGCGCTCGTTTCTCCCGTTTTGGCTCAAATGAAAGCAATGTTAAGTCCTCCTTTGCAGATAGAATGCGTCCATCTTGTCGATGTCGATCGGATCAATCGAATTCGACCGGATCAACATTTTGCTACTGAAGGTTACCCACCCGCGGTGGATAGAATCATTGGAGATCATCTTGAAGCGTTGTCCTATTTAATTAAACGAGAGGGACAAAGAGGTGTTTTTAAGCAAAATTACCGTCGACTTCCCCATTAATATAAACGATTGGCTCGTTTGACGCCCGTCTTATCTCTATAACAAAAATGTCTGCGCTTGATTGGATGTAAATAGATTACCCAGTCAAGCGCTTTTTTGCTACACATATTCAGACCTGCTGTTCATAAAATAATATAGGGTGAAAGAAGATGAATGAACCTTCTTTAAAAACTTCAAAGTGGACGTCTCGGGCGCGTTATTTATGGGAAAAAGGAAAATTGCCTCGTCCGACGGATGAGCGGATTACGATTATTATGCGAGGGACGAAACTCGCTTGGACACAGCATGCGTTAGCTTGCATCGAGCGGCATACAGAACAACCAGCCATTGTTTACCTTGTCCCAGAAGGGGAGTTGTACCAATATGTCGGGGAACAATGGTTGGCAAACCCACGCTTGGATGCTGACACCTTGCTAGCTCCGCTTACTTATTCCTTTCCAATGAAACTAATGGCGCCGTTGCCAGGCGTTGATTCATTGAATCAAGCGTTAAGCGAAGTAACCGATTCTTTTTTCGTTGTTCTTGAAGATGCCGTTACCGTTGGCCCTCATTGGCTGACGAATCTGTTATGGCCTTTTTTTGATAATTCCACCGTAATGGGAAGCGCGCCGTTGACGAATTTAACGACACAAACACCTAATTTTGAGACGATGGCGCAACTGGTCGCTTATCAAAACCAACTTGGGATCGAACAATGCGGATCCTGGGAGTTTACGCCGCGTTTAACTTGGCCATGCGTTGTTTTGCGTAGAAGCGTTTTGGATGTGATTGGCGGGGTGAATTCGGAGATAGCAGACAAGCGCCAGGGAATTTCCGACTGGCTAGGACGGGCCGAAGCCGCGCAAGGAAAATTTGTGATATGCCATGATAGTTACGCGCTCGTTTTGGTGAAAGGGCCTGAGCGTTTTACCATTGAGGTGGATCAACATCAAAAACAACAGCCACCTGCGTATGTTCCATTATCCGCTTCGATTCAAACGTCAGAGATGAAACAAACGCCGATTGCGTTAGACGTCGTCTTGTTTAGCGGAGGAGAACAATGGAGCGATCTTAAGCGCCGTTGGATCGAGTTATTGCCAGTGAACGGCAAGCGTTATGTAGTCGGAAGGCAGACGACTGGAACAGAGTCGTTTACCCCGATGTCCTTAGAGCAATTAGAACAATTAGATCCATCTAAGACGCTTGTTTTCGTCAGTGATCCGCTTTGGGGCGCGATGGTTAAAAAATTTGGACCAAGAATATGGCTGCAATTATTGCCCGCTCGACTAGGTGAACAAGATGATCTATTCTATAAAAAATGTTATGATTTTGCGGCTCATCAGGCCACGCTAATTTTGACCACATCAGAGCAGGCGTATCTTGAACAAACTTTTCGTAGAGATGGTGTGTTTTTCTTAAATGGGGAAGATGAAGCTGCCTATGATATGGCAATTTATGAACGAGAAACTTTCTTTTTAAAAGATTATGAAGTGGTGTTTGTGGAGGTGATTCGAGATCTAGTCGAAGGCGAAAGTCCAACGGAATCAGTTCAAAAACAGTGGCGGTTACGTCGGCGACATTACTTAAATTTACTTAAAAAGATGGGTGAACAAGAAACAGTATTGTTTTTGCTTGCGGTGTATCATTATTTTTTGGAGTATTCAGAAGAGGCTGAGCGGTATTTGTTGCAGTCTTATCAGCTTGCCGAGGCGGCGGGTCACGCCAATGCGCGACAAACTCACTACCGATTTCGGTCCGCGATTCAGGCGCAACGTGGGGAGTTGGATGAGGCGGTTGCTACTTTTGGGGAGTCCATGAATAAAGAATTAGAGCAGCGCGCTTATCAGGCGCTGGTAGACCGCTTGCAAAGAGGGGAGCGTTCGTTAGCTAAGGTTGAACTGTTTGCCTTGAATGATGATTTGAAAATGGCCACGCGTATGTTACAAGAGATGTCGGGGAGGGAATCGCGTGATGTACTGTATCGTTTGTATGTAAAGTTGGGTAGGTTTGATCAGGCTGTCCAACTTGTAGCGAAAGATGAATTAAGCGCGCCTGAACAGCAAGCTGAATATGAGACATTGCTCGGTTGGAGTAAAATGATGGAAGGTGATCATCAAGGCGCCATCCAACATTTTTTACAAGCGGCGGAGCATGATGAAGGGGTGCTGAAGCAGATTAATTTGTTGCAATCAGCGGA
This genomic window contains:
- a CDS encoding glycosyltransferase family 2 protein, coding for MSKQVSIIIPACNEESTLPGVLSSCQQLDPHEIIVVANGCTDRTVEIARKFNCQIIVESLALGNDVGRMIGARQATGEILLFLDADFAINPSELREMLRPLLTGSVDVILNDFDFLFKEKKFPHSTTIWRQVFNELLGRKELGIDSVLSVPHAFTRQVLELIGVESLANPIVAQMKLITGGFRIAHDYGIDVIRLNRFRPEEHATSSAILSRSEKRIIGDHLEALSISSALQSTRGGFPDGGRRRDIVREIQNGQRTLTVYPGWGTQRSSLYRGQQVSVIIPAQNEQFTIGDVIKNVRKIEPKEVLVIVNGSTDQTERIARQCGATTIVVEEPLGNDVGRAIGAEFATGDILLFLDGDFVLEPEQLFPFTQAIARGKHVALNDLNYYLTLRLPLNFVTALKYAINLAANRKELGVGSLVAVPHALSRTALDHIHWTALVSPVLAQMKAMLSPPLQIECVHLVDVDRINRIRPDQHFATEGYPPAVDRIIGDHLEALSYLIKREGQRGVFKQNYRRLPH
- a CDS encoding NAD-dependent epimerase/dehydratase family protein — encoded protein: MRRKYLVTGGAGFIGSHLAEGLLERGYKVTVLDNLENSIADPDLDQNSQLSFVKGSVTDRSLVRELVAEHDAVFHLAAMLGVKTTMTHTIEMVQNNLAGTSIILEEAMRTGKKVVFASTSEVYGKGEPPFSENMDLRFGNTTKLRWSYALGKSLEECLCLAYGRKKLPITIVRYFNIFGPRQKDGSYGGVVSRFIKAALTGEDLLVYGDGSQTRSFTYVSDAVEGTIRCLEEKADQEIFNVGSRNEITILGLATKIKNLTKSSSNIVHIPFDKVYPHGFEEIPKRSPDINKIETILQYEPQVKLEQGLKESIGWYRRKLARGELS
- a CDS encoding nucleotide sugar dehydrogenase; its protein translation is MTTSKLAVIGLGYVGLPLAVHFAEHGFEVIGKDKDGQKIARLMKGETYISDVTEQAIREALKKGRLTPSLPNKNLLQSADYIIVAVPTPILNEQPDLSAVEEACQLIAEQLREGQTIILESTTFPGTLEEVILPIMSRTGLTVGKDFFLGYSPERIDPGNTEYSLQRIPKVVSGQTAACLKKVTELYEVAFEQVVPVSSPRVAEMCKLFENIQRLVNISLVNEIDQLCQQLNINFRESLRAAATKPFGFTPYWPGPGVGGHCIPVDPMYFQWKAKKQGLSSQLIEQALQINRVMPQVVVDRVNEELGSVDKTEAQILLIGLTYKKDVNDLRESPALDILKLLLMHGYKVKYSDPHVPVVDMNQEQLTSCPLSANLLRAMDVIVILTDHSAIDWKMIKEHGQRIIDMRGVYDNHEER
- a CDS encoding glycosyltransferase family 2 protein, with amino-acid sequence MSKLSIIIPTQDEEQTISSVIEEAKKLSPLEIIVVINGSSDNTKQIVQSHQCKIIEYPFSIGNDVGRAIGALHANGDILLFIDGDIPIPSNKLFPFVREIQSGSDIALNNLRWTAQLPIRPHTTTVSKIAVNHFLRASSLSVNSLIAIPHAMSKVALEKIGWHHLADPVLAQAIAIEKKLKIASPIDVDVIGTNRIRPVHSAPSVGSPYPQSTSRILGDHLRAIQYLIEKKGPRGGFTDGNRNRKLLQRFVPHSFAKRAKRSAVIPVGEEKRTISQVISSVRQAGVDEIIVVANGADRDTLHFAQQEKVLLVPFGKQLGHNVGRAIGAAYATGEICLFIDGDFVIPPDDLIPFIQAVEGGVDIALNNLEFLMDQFHPMDTISVVKYFLNLSAGRPDLLNNSLTAVPHAMHRRVIDKIGFKSLMIPPKAQVEALQQGFKIQATHVVDVVKPNRIRQDHVSTQGKIPAFERIIGDHVEALGHLLHLTNHRGLFTDGNRKRELLKMEDKENDNI